From Candidatus Dadabacteria bacterium:
CAGAGTAACGCATTTCCGTCGAACCCACACCTATACCGCCCCCGATATAAGGCGTAAAGGGCGAGTCGTTGCGCAGGTCGTAGTAGGCGTTCAGGAAGAAATGATGAGCGCTGAGGTCATACACGCGTTCTGAAGGAAGATCGTTCTCGTCCCATTCGCTCTCCTTCTGATCAAACGTTTCGCCGCCGCCGGAACCGAGGCGCGCGAGCCTTCTCTGCGAGCCCTGGCGGCGGTTTAAATACTCCGCCTCAAAACGCAGCCCGTTGCCGAATGCGTAACCAAGGGTCGCGCCCCCCGCGAAGCCAGCGCCGGGGGCAAACACGTTTGCAATGATAGTTGTCTTTTCGGTGGTGCACTCCGCGTCCATCGGTGGAGTCGCACTGGAAGGGTAAAGGAACGAATCGCATCGGGTTGGATGATCAATCAAGGACTGGGAAACGTCCATGTCTCCCGACTTTGAAAAACCCGCTTCAAGCCCTACATAAAAACCTTCCGCCGCTGCATCCGTCACCGACAAGGTGGCCGCCAAAAGAACCGCCACAAGCCAAAGACACCCGTTGCCCGTAAAATGTCTCATATATTTTCTCCTTGTATCTCTCAATTCAAGAACCGTTCACGGGCAAAGAATACCCCTGAAGCGAAGGAAACTACGTCTTTTTTACCTCTTCCCAGATCTCGTCCATCTGCTCCATGGAAAGAGTGCTTATTTCTTTTGCCCCGGTCCGCGCTTTCTCTTCGAACCGGGAGAATCTCTCTATGAACTTCTCGACGGCCCCATGAGACGTAGTCTCGGCATCGATGTCAAGATGTCTTGCCAGATTCACTACGGAAAAAACAAGATCTCCCCACTCCTCCCGGGATCTGTTTTTCTCGCCGGTTTCCATCTCCCGCTCAAGCTCAAGCAGTTCCTCCTTTACCTTAGCAAAAACCGAAGAAACGTCGCTCCAGTCAAACCCGGCGCGGGCCGCCTTCTCGCCAACCCTCTGCGCCCTCATCAAAGAGGGCATGGCTCTCGGTATTTCCTCCAGATCGGACTTCCCTTTTTTCTCCTTGAGCTTCTCGGCGTTCCAAGTCCTTAAGGCCTCGTCCGCGTCCTTGGCTTTTTTCTCACCGAACACGTGAGGGTGCCTTCTTATGAGTTTGTCGTGGAGTCTCTGGGTAACATCGCCTATGCCGAATTTCCCCTCTTCGCTTGCTATCTGGGAGATGAAGACAACCTGGAAAAGGAAATCTCCAAGCTCCTCTACAAGTCCGTCCGTATCCCCAAGCTCTATTGCCTGTATTACCTCGTAGGCCTCTTCGAGAACGTACGCCCGAAGCGACTCGAGCGTCTGCTCCCTGTCCCATGGACAGCCTCCCGGAGCGCGCAGACGCCTTGCAAGCGAAACTATATCGTCAAAAGTTTTTTCCTCTTTCATAACTCCTGGGGCACCCTAGACCCGAAATTTCTTCGAACACCGGGTCAGGTTCTGGTTTCCGTCCTGGGTGACCAAGACCACGTCCTCTATCCTGACTCCCCCGAGACGCTCGTAGTAAAGACCAGGTTCTACAGTAACAACATTTCCCTCCTTAAGAATCTCGTTTCCGGGACCGATTCTCGGCGGCTCATGGATGTCAAGCCCCAGGCCGTGGCCCGTGGAATGTATGAACCCCTCGGGGCTTCCGGAACCCGAAGCCGTGGTAGGAAACCCCCGTTCCGTGAAAAAATCTATTACCGCGCCGTGCACGTCCTTTGATCTCACGCCGTCTTTTATCATGGAAAGCGCGATTTTCTGACCGCGCAAAACGGTATCGTACATTCTTAGAAGTTCAGCCGAGGGCTCGCCCTTAACAACCGTCCTCGTCATGTCGCCGAAGTAGCCGTTCTCCTGGGACCTCGGGAAAATGTCGATCACCACCGGCCACCCGGCCTTAAGAGGCCCTGAGCCCTTCTCGTGGGGCATGGAGCCCTGAACCCCTCCGGCCACTATGGTGTTTGAAGCCAGATACCCCCGTTCGGCAAGATAGGAGCTTATGGCGGAACGCACTATCTCGGAGGTAAGGGGCTTGCCGTCGCGGTAAAGCACGGAACCCTTCACCACTGAGTCCGATATAATTGAAATAGCAATCCTCATGGCCCATGCCGTAGCGTAAAGCGCCTTTTTTATGAGTGAAACTTCCGCCGGGGATTTCCTGAGACGCCCGGGAAAAAGAAAATCCGTTTTCGCAGTCCTGACGAAAAAACCGGTTCCCCGAAGCGCGTCGGCATAGGAAACCGGAAAAAATCTCTGGACAACCAGGCTCCTTACCCCTCTTTCCCTGAGAATTGCCGCGGCCACCTCGGCAATACCGGGCCTTTTTCTCTTGCCACCGCGAATCTTGGCAACCCACTCCCCAAGTGAGATGACCCGTTCTACTCTTGCCTCTTTTTTCCCCCGCTCAAGCTCAAGGTCGCTGAGAACCAGTGTTCCTTCACCGTCGTGCTCGAAAAAGATAACGGGATCCGGAACGAAAAAACCGGTTCTGTGGTAAAGGTCAGAGTTGCGCTCGCTCGAATCGATTATAAGGTAGGCCGTTTTGCTCACGCCGAAAACTATACAATAAACCTGGGCAGCGGGGCAAACTAGCGCCACTGCTTACCGCTTACGCTTGTTAGCAATAAACTAATTGTCCGGTCTTAGATTTTTGGTTGCAGGAGGGATCTACGAACCGGACAGAGTTACTGCTTAACTGACTTCTGAACAAATGCTTGACAATGCACATTCATGTTAGTTATACCGACGTACGTACCTAGACCGACCTGGACACCATCCGTAGATGAGGAAACCACCATCTACGAGGAATTTATGGAAGATGAAGAAAGCTAGCATTGCGTTCTATTGCACATATTGATATAGTGAGGAATGGGCGGTAGTAAAATATGCTAGTAGGCTATCTGACCAGATACTAACATTCACCATTCACCCTTCGCATCTACTGCCCCGTTTGATATGGGCGATGATAGAAACTTTGCTATTTATTGAGTTCTTTATCCTGTGTTTAGTTGAGGCAATGGTTTTGGCTTACTGTTAATGGAGGTTTTTATTGTGAAAAGATTTTTGCTTTTATTGACGGCTTTCTTTGTCATAGGTTTGGCTTCTTGTGATGACGATAATGACTCAGACATGGAACCTGAGCCCACGACAATAAAGATGAAGGGTTTCTTTAACAGCGTTGATGAAAACAACATGGATGACTGTCAGAGTGAGGACCTGAATTTGATAGTGGAAGATGAGGTAGTTGTTGGCAGTTCTAATTTTGCTGCATCAGGGGAAACGGGCGAAGTCTTTGATGAAGCGGTGTTCGGATATATAGGTATAAAGACTCAAGACCGTATAGCCGCCTCTTACGTAACGGCAACGAGAGAAGGGGAACTTGTTAATCCCGGAGTTCTCTATCTTAGGAAAAGAGGGGATTTATATGTTGGGTTTTGGGGTGGAGGAGCTACACGTCCGGAAGGTAATCCGTCCGTTGTTTGTCCGTACATAATGGTT
This genomic window contains:
- a CDS encoding porin family protein — translated: MRHFTGNGCLWLVAVLLAATLSVTDAAAEGFYVGLEAGFSKSGDMDVSQSLIDHPTRCDSFLYPSSATPPMDAECTTEKTTIIANVFAPGAGFAGGATLGYAFGNGLRFEAEYLNRRQGSQRRLARLGSGGGETFDQKESEWDENDLPSERVYDLSAHHFFLNAYYDLRNDSPFTPYIGGGIGVGSTEMRYSARFLRRSDLGTEPWQMAAAGTVSDIDTELGKTRFGFQVVGGVDYALSDDLSVGAKARWTRLSDFDRDDLSWKRVRGHEPIRADGVTPLTTDFEVGDTDSWTFTVGLKYYL
- the mazG gene encoding nucleoside triphosphate pyrophosphohydrolase; amino-acid sequence: MKEEKTFDDIVSLARRLRAPGGCPWDREQTLESLRAYVLEEAYEVIQAIELGDTDGLVEELGDFLFQVVFISQIASEEGKFGIGDVTQRLHDKLIRRHPHVFGEKKAKDADEALRTWNAEKLKEKKGKSDLEEIPRAMPSLMRAQRVGEKAARAGFDWSDVSSVFAKVKEELLELEREMETGEKNRSREEWGDLVFSVVNLARHLDIDAETTSHGAVEKFIERFSRFEEKARTGAKEISTLSMEQMDEIWEEVKKT
- a CDS encoding aminopeptidase P family protein, with the translated sequence MSKTAYLIIDSSERNSDLYHRTGFFVPDPVIFFEHDGEGTLVLSDLELERGKKEARVERVISLGEWVAKIRGGKRKRPGIAEVAAAILRERGVRSLVVQRFFPVSYADALRGTGFFVRTAKTDFLFPGRLRKSPAEVSLIKKALYATAWAMRIAISIISDSVVKGSVLYRDGKPLTSEIVRSAISSYLAERGYLASNTIVAGGVQGSMPHEKGSGPLKAGWPVVIDIFPRSQENGYFGDMTRTVVKGEPSAELLRMYDTVLRGQKIALSMIKDGVRSKDVHGAVIDFFTERGFPTTASGSGSPEGFIHSTGHGLGLDIHEPPRIGPGNEILKEGNVVTVEPGLYYERLGGVRIEDVVLVTQDGNQNLTRCSKKFRV